The genomic interval TGACCTCGTCCTCGTCCATGAGCTGCCAGAGGCGCTGCGAATGCTCCTCGCCCAGCGACAGCATGATGATGGCCGAGCGCTCGGCGCCCGTGAGCTGGCGGACGTCTTCCTTGGTGGCGGATTTGCTGCGGGGTGCCATGGTCTCTTATGCCGGTTCGTGGAGCCAGGTGCGGATGATGGCCAGCGCTTCCTCGGGATGCGCGCTGACCACTTCGCCGACCTTCTTGATGGAGGAATCGCGCACCTGCCCCTCGAACTGCGCGATGTCGATGGAGGACCGTTGCGGCGCCGCGATGGCGAGCGGCTGGCCGCTGGCGTCGAGCTGCGGCGTGCCGGGCGAAGGCGCGGCGCCGGCCGGCGCGGGCAGGGCGCCGGCGACCACCGGGCCGCCGCCGACCGTCGTGGTGGTCACGGTGATCGGCGAGAACATGCGCGCGATCAGGGGCCGCGCCACGAAGAAGCCGATCAGGAGCGCGGTCAGCGACAGGATCGCCACCTCGATGATCTTGAACCAGTCCTGGCCGTCGAGGCCGAGCAGCGGCGTCGGCGCCGGCGTGCCGTCGCTCACATCCATGCGGGCGAACGCCATGTTGTCGACCTGCACGATGTCGCCGCGCTTGGCGTCGAAGCCGATCGCCGACTTCACCAGATCGGAGATCTGCTTCATCTCGGCGGCGGTGCGCGGCTTGTAGGCGCCGCCGGTGCCCGGCGTTCCGTCCACCACGACCGCGACGGAGAGCCGCTTGATCGCCCCGCCGTCGACGGTGGAGGTCGTGATGTCCTTGTTGATCTCGTAGTTGGTGGTTTCCTCGGTGCGCGAGGCGTCGGATTTTCCGGCGTCGCCGGCCGGCGTGGGAGGGGCGCCGGGAAGCGCGCTGCCGACCGACACCGCCGCGGCGCCGCTGCCATTGGAATCGGTGTTGTTGGATTCGACCGTCTGGGTCGAGCGGACCACCTTGCTGTCCGGGTCGAAATGCTCGCTCGTCGTCGAGGTATGGGTGTATGACATGTCGGCCGTGACCTGCACGCGGACATGGCCGGGCCCGACCACGGAGGCGACGATGGATTCGACGCGATTGCGCAGCCGGTCCTCGAAATCGCTGGTTTCGGTGGCTTCGCCGATCGAGGCCGCGTTGGGTCCGGTCTTGCCGTCGCCGCCGGCGAGCAGGTCGCCCTTGTCGTCGACCACGGCGACGCGCTCCGGCGTCAGCCCGGCGACCGCGGCCGCCACCAGGTGCTGCACCGCCAGGACCTGGCCGCGTCCGAGCACGCCGCGCGTCTTGAGCACGACGGAGGCGGTGGGCGACTGGTCGTCGTGCGAAAAGATCTCCTTCTCCGGGATGACGAGGTGCACGCGCACGCCGTCGACGCCGTCGATGGTCTGGATCGACCGCGCCAGCTCGCCCTCGAGGGCGCGCAGGCGGTTGATGTTCTGCACGAAGGCGGTGGCGCCGAAGGCGTCCGACTTGTCGAAGATCTCATAGCCGACGCCGGCCGCCGGCAGATTGTCGGAGGCCAGCGTCATGCGCAGCTTGGTCACGTCGTCGGCGGGAACCAGGATCGTGCCGCCGTCGCCCTTGGCCTCGTATTTGACGTTCAGCGAGTCGAGCTTGGCGGTGACGGCCGCCGCGTCGCGCGGCTCCAGGCCCGAGAACAGGATGGATTTGGGCGGCTCGGTCAGCGCGCCGGCGATGTACAGGAAGAATGCGGTCAGCGCCGCGGCGACGCCCGCCATGACGCCGAACCGCGCCGCACCGATCGCTTTGACGAATTCCGGCAAAGTGCCCTCCGCTCTCGAACGCGAAGCCGAAGGGGCCCCGCGCCGTGCTAGGCAAACATTGCCGTGCGGATGGTAAAGCCGGACTTAACGATGGACTGCGTCAAAGCGAATGGCGAATGGCCGATAGCGGGTAGGGATTCGATAACCTTTTTCGTCCCGCGCTCCCCCACTCGCTACTCGCCATTCGCTAGTTACGATACTGCTGCACGCGCGTGGCGCGCAGGCCCGGCATGCCGAAGCGGTCGATCGCGCGCTGCCAGGCGAGGAATTCCTCCACGGTCAGCGTGTAGCGCTTGCAGGCGTCGTCGAGGCTGAGCAGGCCGCCGCGCACCGCGGCGACCACTTCGGCCTTGCGGCGGATGACCCAGCGCCGGGTTCCCGGTGGCGGAAGGTCGGCGAGCGTCAACGGGCTGCCGTCCGGCCCGATAACGTAGCTCACGCGTCCTTTTCTTTCTTCGACCATGTTTTCTGGTCTCCCAACTTCATTACCCTCGCGCAAGCTACGCGCCCGGCCTCTAAGATTTTGCCAAGGGGCGTGGTAAACGAAGTCGTACGATTGCTCTTCCAATTTTACCGTTTGCGGAACTATCGGCGCCGCGCCTGCGGCGGGCGCCGATGTTTCCGCGACTGCGTTACTGGATTTGTTCCAGCGTCTGCAGCATTTGATCGGCCGTGGTGATGATACGGGCCGACGCCGAATAGGCGCGTTGCGTCGTGATCAGGTTGGTGAACTCGGCGGCGAGATCGACGGTCGAACCCTCGAGCGCCTTGGACTGGATGGTTCCGGCGCCGCCAAGAGAGGCTTCGCCGATGGTCGGCGCGCCGCTCGCATTGGACGCGGCATAGGCGTTGCCGTCCACCGCCTGCAATCCGTCGGGATTGGCGAAGGTGGCGACCGGCAGCTTGAACACTTTCTGCGTCAGGCCGTTCGAGAAGTGCGCCGACACGAAGCCGTCGGAATCCACCGAGACGCTCGACACCGCGCCGAACAGCGAGCCGTCGACCGAGGACGACACCAGCGCAGACGGGTTGTCGAACTGCGTCACGCCGTCGGAATTGCCCGGCGTGCCCATGTCGAGGGAGATCGTCTGCGGGTTGAGGCCCGAAGCGGCCGCCCAGGGGATGGTGACGTTGATCGACCCGGTCGGCGTCGCGGACGCCGTGTTCGCCGTCTGCAGCGTGCCGTCGGCGTTGAAGGCCATCGTGCCCGAGGCGATCAGGTTGTTCGTCGGGCTGCCGATATTCGCGCCCGCCCCCTGATAGGTCACTTCATACGCCCAGGTGTTGGCGCCGGTCTTGGTGTAGGAGATCTGCAAGGGCTGCGTGCCGCCCTGGCTGTCGTAGATGTTGATGGTGCGCTGGAAATCCGGCGTGACGGCGCCGGACGCCATGGCGCCCGCGGTGTAGGGCGAGGTGATCGTCGTGCTCGACTGCAGATTGGCCTTGAACGACAGCTTGGTGGTCGCTTCCGCCTTGCCCGACAGGTTGTTCAGGTTGATGTTGGTCAGGTCGTTGCGGTCGGTCGGCACATTGCCGCTGCCGTCGAGCGGCCAGCCCATCAGGTAGAGCCCCGCCGCGTTCTGCAGATTGCCGCTGGAATCGGGCAGGAACGAGCCCGCGCGGGTATAGAGGTAGGACTGGCTCGCGCCCGAGCCGCCCGAGGTCGGGCTGACGACGAAGAAGCCGTTGCCCGAAAGCGCCAGGTCGGTGTTCGACTGGGTCGAATTGATGCCGCCCTGCGCCGTGACGTTCTGGATGGTGTGTGAGATCACGCTGGCCGAGGCATCGCTGCCCGAGCCGGCGCTGGACGCCAGCAAGGTCGAAAACGCGCTGTCGCTCGTCTTGTAGCCGACCGTGTTGACGTTCGCGATGTTGGACGAGGCGACGCTGAGGGCCTGGCTGTTGGCGCCAAGGCCCGCGACGCCGATCATCATTGCGCCATACAAGCTCATTGTTTTCACTTTCCTTCCGCTGCGCGCCGGCTTCGGCCGACGCTGAGCGTTTCAGGCGCCCGTTTCTCGGGCGCAGGGTTTCAATCGAGGCTCTGGACGCCCGCGACGTCGGTGAGCTGCACCGGCATCGGGCCGACCATCAGCACGGGCGAGGCGCCGGTCATGTCGACCTCGCCCACCACGCCGGTGCTGGTCACGGTCGAGGTGACGGTGCTGCCGTCCGCCGCGGTCGCGGCTACCGTCAGCTTGTAGGTGCCGTCGGGAAGCTGCGTGCCGTTGGTGTTCTTGCCGTCCCAGGTGAAGGCGTGGGCGCCCGACGCGGTCTCGCCCGTGCCGCTATAGACCACGGTGCCGTTGGTGTCGGTGACGGTGAGCTTGGTGTTCGTCGCGGTGGTGTCGAGGTTGTAGGCCCAGATCGCCTGGCCCTTGGCGAGCGGCGCCTGGCCGTTCGCGATCGTCACCGCCTTGCCGAGATAGGATACCGCATAGGAGCCCGTCTGGCTCGAGCCCTGGCCGATCAGGGTCTTGAGGTTGTCGTTGGTGTTGATCTGCTGCTCGACCTGGCTGAACTCGACCAATTGCTGGGTGAACTGGTTGGAATCCATCGGATTCATCGGATCCTGGTTCTGCAGCTGCGTGGTGAGCAGCGTCAGGAAGGTGTCGAAATTTCCCGC from Rhizomicrobium sp. carries:
- a CDS encoding DUF1153 domain-containing protein encodes the protein MVEERKGRVSYVIGPDGSPLTLADLPPPGTRRWVIRRKAEVVAAVRGGLLSLDDACKRYTLTVEEFLAWQRAIDRFGMPGLRATRVQQYRN
- the fliF gene encoding flagellar basal-body MS-ring/collar protein FliF; its protein translation is MPEFVKAIGAARFGVMAGVAAALTAFFLYIAGALTEPPKSILFSGLEPRDAAAVTAKLDSLNVKYEAKGDGGTILVPADDVTKLRMTLASDNLPAAGVGYEIFDKSDAFGATAFVQNINRLRALEGELARSIQTIDGVDGVRVHLVIPEKEIFSHDDQSPTASVVLKTRGVLGRGQVLAVQHLVAAAVAGLTPERVAVVDDKGDLLAGGDGKTGPNAASIGEATETSDFEDRLRNRVESIVASVVGPGHVRVQVTADMSYTHTSTTSEHFDPDSKVVRSTQTVESNNTDSNGSGAAAVSVGSALPGAPPTPAGDAGKSDASRTEETTNYEINKDITTSTVDGGAIKRLSVAVVVDGTPGTGGAYKPRTAAEMKQISDLVKSAIGFDAKRGDIVQVDNMAFARMDVSDGTPAPTPLLGLDGQDWFKIIEVAILSLTALLIGFFVARPLIARMFSPITVTTTTVGGGPVVAGALPAPAGAAPSPGTPQLDASGQPLAIAAPQRSSIDIAQFEGQVRDSSIKKVGEVVSAHPEEALAIIRTWLHEPA
- a CDS encoding flagellar hook protein FlgE, translated to MSLYGAMMIGVAGLGANSQALSVASSNIANVNTVGYKTSDSAFSTLLASSAGSGSDASASVISHTIQNVTAQGGINSTQSNTDLALSGNGFFVVSPTSGGSGASQSYLYTRAGSFLPDSSGNLQNAAGLYLMGWPLDGSGNVPTDRNDLTNINLNNLSGKAEATTKLSFKANLQSSTTITSPYTAGAMASGAVTPDFQRTINIYDSQGGTQPLQISYTKTGANTWAYEVTYQGAGANIGSPTNNLIASGTMAFNADGTLQTANTASATPTGSINVTIPWAAASGLNPQTISLDMGTPGNSDGVTQFDNPSALVSSSVDGSLFGAVSSVSVDSDGFVSAHFSNGLTQKVFKLPVATFANPDGLQAVDGNAYAASNASGAPTIGEASLGGAGTIQSKALEGSTVDLAAEFTNLITTQRAYSASARIITTADQMLQTLEQIQ
- a CDS encoding flagellar hook capping FlgD N-terminal domain-containing protein, whose translation is MTTVPSSTTPPPGTTPPATTPPTAQQQLAGNFDTFLTLLTTQLQNQDPMNPMDSNQFTQQLVEFSQVEQQINTNDNLKTLIGQGSSQTGSYAVSYLGKAVTIANGQAPLAKGQAIWAYNLDTTATNTKLTVTDTNGTVVYSGTGETASGAHAFTWDGKNTNGTQLPDGTYKLTVAATAADGSTVTSTVTSTGVVGEVDMTGASPVLMVGPMPVQLTDVAGVQSLD